The following DNA comes from Gambusia affinis linkage group LG21, SWU_Gaff_1.0, whole genome shotgun sequence.
ttcaaaactttggctAAACTAATGATTATCCAAAGTCTTCAGGCAGCAAAGCGTGGACTCAACCTCCAGGTCAACATCAGAACACTGAGATATTTGATTACATGCAAGTGAGAGAACAAGTCATGTCTGAAACTGCACTGAACTGAACTGTGGTTGTGAATTATTCACAACTGAATAGCAAttgtttaatttcattgtttataTGTAGTTTCTGGAGCCACAGTCAGTGGTTTTTATAACTGTGAAGAGACAGACATGTCATCTTCTAGATGAATACATGTAACAGCTTACTGATAATTATacagaatgaaaatgtaattcaatCAAATATGccattattataatttttaaaattgatctgTAAGACTTgactggaggatttttttttgacatttttagtcAAAGTGATAGAACAAAGTGTTTTGTGGAACTCACATAATCATTGTCATATCCACAGACGCTTTCAAAATCTACCGTTCACTAGACATTTCAATATATAGCAAGTGAACTTTTATTTACCTCTAGAAAGGTATTTGAGATCATatacaaacttttaatttctctgatttttttaatcataaatattcaaattttcttttcactttattttagtgatatttatttcaaattccaaataaaaaaatagatttttaacattaagaataaaaatgggtgttcttctcatttttaaatctaattgtaaatataaatgagtTAAAGACAACATTTAAAGATACATAGCAGCAAAtgcactttcttttttcctgttttctttgtaaattacAGTCAATTTTTTCATGAATAACCAGGAAAATAGTTTCATTTACTTCTCTGTAATGTCAGCTGTATTAGAGCTATTAAGTTGTGATAACCCCAAGAAAGAGAACATAGCTAAAACACATGCCAAACATGTTTCCCACAACCCCTAAATATTTCCACCAAACCAGTTAATAATCTCCAAAACAAATCAAGTGAAAAAGATTAATTctgcagaaagcaaaaaaacaatgactttaCATTTCTAAACAAACCATACGCAGTCGTTTATGAAATGAGGTGCTGTACTGAAAGCAAGTGCTCTTCCTGTTGTAAGACAGTAAAAGTTTCAAAATCTCTCTAAGTGAAGAAGTGCTAAAGGTAAATAtgagcagctgctggaggaaaacaCAGGATCCCTTCCACCTGTtgttgtatatatataaatattcttCCATCTAAGACATGGTTGGCATATTCTGCACAAGTCCCTAAATACAACCCCACTTAGCGCAAAACATTTGGACACAGAGACAGGCAACTAACTTTCTTAAATTtcagtgcaaaagaaaaagagaaaatatatttgagtGGCAGCTACAGTAAACATGACAGCTCAGAACAAGCTGATCAGCAGCAGTTAACTGGCAGACCTGGCATAGCCCAACCTTTTCATTACACCTCCACATATATCCTCTATAAGTCTGACATCCTTTCGAGGCATTTTCTGCCTCCATATGTTGATGTTTGCTGGTGAGATGTCCCCTTCGTACATGAGGTTGTACAGGTTTGTGGAGGTGGTAAATGTCAGCTGATTGAGGGCCGCTGGCGACATAGGAACTCCCAGGAATGTGTGTATTGTCTCCGCTGTCTCCTGGGGGAAGCTGACCACGTCCTCAAACCTCACTCGAAGGTAGGAGTCCTCGGGGAGACTCTCAGCAATTCGAAGCGTTGCCGCCGTGTGAGCCAGCCATAGATGAGCAAGGATCAGGATAGGGTTCGTCTCTGATCGGGACAGCAGCCACTGGATTGTTTTAAACTCTGGCGCAATTGCTGGGCACCCTCCCCTTACAGAATCCCCCTTGAATATCAAGGAAAGGTGCTGTGGGATGTTTTTCAGTGAGTAAAGACTGGGTTTGCTGTTATAAACCATGAGATAAATCCATGCCCGAGGGTCTCTGACCAAATAGACTGCCCTCAGGGAGATGCCAACCACTTCTTGAATGAAGGGCAGTTTAAGCGTCCAGCTGCCGCTCCGCATGTTGAGGACCACTTGGGCGTTGGGGTACTCCGCAACATGCCGTCTCATCTCCCGAACGTACTCTGCGTCTCTGTCCAAGCTGGCTCTCAGCCTGCCTTTCAGCTCAGATGCAGGTTCCCTCCGCCTGgatcttttctttctgtctctagAGGGGCTTGCTCTCTGGGGCTGTTTGactctgctgccctctgcaAGCTGGATATTTTGCAAGTGCAACTTGGTATTGTGCACAAGTGAATGCAGCCAGCTCTGAATGATCTTAAACCGTCCATGCACAGCATCTGTCCTTGACCACTCACAGGTGTCAACCAGTGAGTCAAACTCAAACTCAGTCTCAGGAATATCTACATGTTCAGTAGGAACCCTTATGTAAACAAAGTCTGAGTTATTATAAAAAAGGTGCTTGAGTATTTCTGACCCCGATCCAGGAAGAGCTGTTATGACCACGGTGGGAAGGGGGAGCCGGCGCTGCTCATACAACCTGATTTGTTTGCTTACTACACTCTTGGTGTCTGCACCTTTCCACTTTACTCCACAAAGTAGCTGATCACAGCTGTTGGACACAAACAGCAACTCGACTATCCAGAGGACAAGCACAGAGAGCAAGGCATAGCGCATCAGTCTGCTGaagcaaacataaaactttCTCTGCATGGTCAAAAATCCTATGGCCACACAGAGAACAACGCCCGCGACCACATTGAGAGTGAAACCAATGTCAAAGAGCTGATTATCGTTGCTAATTTGTTTAGGGATGTGCTGCGTCCCAAGGCCATATCTAGTGATTTGATATTTATCTTCAACTTTGCAGTGACCACCATATCCTATATAAGCCAATCTTGCTCCAATATCTTTATAGTTAGTAACTATGGAAACAATCTTCTCTGTATTATTTATGGTTAAAGAAAGCCTCACACCATTTATGCTGTTGTCTATAAATCTACAATTGGACACTTTAACATATGGACCATGTAACACATAAGCTACTCTGCTGACTGCGCCTGTCATTGGAAAAGTGACATTGACATACTGTGTCCACCTTTTTTTAAACTCCGCAGCCTGCTCTGCCTCCTGTATTCTGGTTTCAGGGCTGTGACCCTGGCTGtcaaaccagaacattttataATGAGCATCCCACACATCCATCATGGCACCGTTGTATTTGTCCATAAATCTAAAGGGAACATATTTGAAATCAATGTCCAGGTTGTGGAAAAAAGCACTGAGAGACTTCACAGGGGAGTCGGCCCACTTTTCAACGTGGTCAAGCACCAGCAACATTTGGGAGTTTAGCAGAACCAAGGctctgaaaacactttttaatctCATGGCTGGGGAGTATGCTGACACTGCCTCCCCGCTCACAAACATAGTGTCCCTGTGCTCAGAGGCAACAATCACTTCTCCTCTGGCATCACCCACCCCCTCATCAGTCCAGCGCAACCACTTGGCACATTCCCCTAACTGTCCCTCCCATGGACTGTTACATTGGCTGGTAGGAGAGGGACTAAACACCAAAACATTGTTAAGATAGCTGTATTTGGGACCGTAAAgtgcttcagaaacaaacaccTGCCCATTGGGAGCAAATGTGAAGGAGTTCTGGTCTGGGTGTTCGTGGCCAGGATTAAAGCTGTTCCAACCATCTACCCAGGAGTAAGGTTTGTCATGAACGATGTCATAGACTGCACGGCCGCCCAGACGTCCAGacttaaaggaaacaaaagtaTTACTCTGGCCAGCAGGAAGACCAGCTCCATAGGTAACAACTCCCCAGTTAGAGAAAATATGCATCCTTGCTTTACCAAAGTCATGGGGAGGTTGTGGTGTGAGATGTGAGTTGTACCAGATGTACTCTGTGTGGAGCGTAGCCCAGCGCTGGGCCGACGACTGCCCCATGGGTCCATCCTTCGGTCTGTGCTTCCGAATCTGCTGAGCCAGCCAGTTTCCTGTTCCATTCTTCATGACGAACGTGTCGAGAAAAGCCAGCTGACTCTCCGGTCCATAAAACCAGTTGTAGTTGGAGTCTGCAATGCCGACTGTCCTCTGGAAGCCTGGCAGCAGAGTGGCATAGTAAAACCAGAAGTGACCCCGCAGCCAGTTGTTCTGCATGTTATCGATGTTAAAATGGCGTTGGGCTAAAAAGACATACTGCGTTATGGACTTGGCTGTGTAGCTTCCATAAGCGACTCCCTCATCCAAAGAGCCATCCACAATATGATTAAGGAGAAACATGGTTTTCTCCATGTAGTTCACTGACACCTGTTTCCAGATCATCGACTCTGGGTCGTTATGTGAACCCACCACTATTGCACCAGTTAGGATGGCTAAGATATTAGTGGTTTGATGGTTTTGGAGGTACTGTTTCCCCCATGCTCTGTATTTGGAGAGCTCATACAGAGCTTCTGTCTCTGAGCGAATTTTCTTGAGGTATGCGTCCCTCCTGCTTTCATCCAAGAAGGAGTAAATAAAGTCATAAGCAGTGGCAAACCCAGTCAGAGAGTGGGCTGTGGGGACCTCATCATTCGGTGCACTGGTCACTTTCCAGTCTGGGTAGTTTGCCATCCTATccataaactttaaaagaaactgcagGGCAGCTGAGTCCTCGGGGCACAGCAGGCAGTAAAGAGCCAGAGGGGGCAGGTTGTTCCCATAGATCTCATTCCACTTGCTTGTAAACTCCTCATGTTTTGTAGGGGGGATGTAAGAGGGAGTGTTGGAAAGCATGGTGAGCACAGCTGCCCGGATAACTTTAAAGATGTAACTGTGGGTGGTGGAGGACCTTTGCCTCAAGTGCAACACGTCCGCCTGGTTAAAATATAGGTTGGGGTGTGAGTCGGCAGAGTGGAGCTTCCACTGCTCGAGCTTGACCCGTGGCGAGTCATCGGCGAAAAGATCTCTGTCTGTGGTGTTAAAAACTCCAGAGAAAGCTATCCCCACTCTGAGGAGTGGGAGTAAAAAAAGCAGATGTGCAACCCACATATAAGCCATGTTTCATGGCATCACAGAATGCATTTCAGAAATTCTTTGAATTTCTTAGAAATTTCAGATAGTCCATAGAATAAaagttttcttcctcctctttccaAATGTTTCTGCAATGTTCAATAAGTTAACGgaagatttcacaaaaaaagtcCGTCAACTttacatgaaaatatattaGCAGGTACATGATAGTctttacaaggaaaaaaaacttaagtggaatggaaacaaacaaacaaaatttccaTCTGTAACAGTCTGTCTCAACAGgcaatgggagaaaaaaaagacgttTTCGGAGGGGGGAGTCTGTTTATATCCAAAAACATATTCCTCGTGCTTGTCGTCCTCCTTCCTCGCGTCAGTACGGAGATACTGCCATCTCCAAGCTCACCGGTAACTCCTATTGATCTCCTCCTTTCAACATATTGCTCGCACGAACAAACATCACTCAGCCCCAGTCCGTGTCCGGTCCAATCACAGCCGCCCACAGACTCCGTGCGCAGCCCGACCGAGCCGCAACATCAGCGGGCAGGGACCGCGGCGGGCACCGCATCCCCGCAGACAGCATTGCTTCTCGGTTACACAGCCGCCACACTCCGAGGTGGTTCTGTGCGTAAACACTGAGCTGAATGTTGCTCCCTTTGCATCGTTAAGCCCTgttctgttctctctctctctcgctctcccccccccctctctctctctcagcgtCTTGCCCTCTGATTAGTGTGAAGTCCGAGTAGGGGGAAAGTTGCCGTCACTCCTCAAATATTCcaagaatgaaacattttttccccccgaATGTCTgcaagaaaatggaaaacatctCCCTTCGACCTCAAAAAAATAACCATTAGTTCTCATTGTCCGTCTAGTGAGAGGAGAGAATGTTCCCGGTGTTGCTGCATACACACATCCCATACGTGAGTGTGTGTGATCTCCCGTTGTGTCCTCCCGACTGTTCACCACAGCCAGTTTGATTGTTTTCCTGCACTGGATGGAATATTTTTCCACTGTACAAACTGTAGAGGGAGCCGTGACTTCAGCAGCTCAACCTCATGTGAAAGATGCATGGATTCCCAATCTTTtacacatatttcttttttttcccccttcactAAATTACTtacttttgcatttaattttaataacacagcaaaattaaa
Coding sequences within:
- the LOC122823998 gene encoding dermatan-sulfate epimerase-like protein, encoding MAYMWVAHLLFLLPLLRVGIAFSGVFNTTDRDLFADDSPRVKLEQWKLHSADSHPNLYFNQADVLHLRQRSSTTHSYIFKVIRAAVLTMLSNTPSYIPPTKHEEFTSKWNEIYGNNLPPLALYCLLCPEDSAALQFLLKFMDRMANYPDWKVTSAPNDEVPTAHSLTGFATAYDFIYSFLDESRRDAYLKKIRSETEALYELSKYRAWGKQYLQNHQTTNILAILTGAIVVGSHNDPESMIWKQVSVNYMEKTMFLLNHIVDGSLDEGVAYGSYTAKSITQYVFLAQRHFNIDNMQNNWLRGHFWFYYATLLPGFQRTVGIADSNYNWFYGPESQLAFLDTFVMKNGTGNWLAQQIRKHRPKDGPMGQSSAQRWATLHTEYIWYNSHLTPQPPHDFGKARMHIFSNWGVVTYGAGLPAGQSNTFVSFKSGRLGGRAVYDIVHDKPYSWVDGWNSFNPGHEHPDQNSFTFAPNGQVFVSEALYGPKYSYLNNVLVFSPSPTSQCNSPWEGQLGECAKWLRWTDEGVGDARGEVIVASEHRDTMFVSGEAVSAYSPAMRLKSVFRALVLLNSQMLLVLDHVEKWADSPVKSLSAFFHNLDIDFKYVPFRFMDKYNGAMMDVWDAHYKMFWFDSQGHSPETRIQEAEQAAEFKKRWTQYVNVTFPMTGAVSRVAYVLHGPYVKVSNCRFIDNSINGVRLSLTINNTEKIVSIVTNYKDIGARLAYIGYGGHCKVEDKYQITRYGLGTQHIPKQISNDNQLFDIGFTLNVVAGVVLCVAIGFLTMQRKFYVCFSRLMRYALLSVLVLWIVELLFVSNSCDQLLCGVKWKGADTKSVVSKQIRLYEQRRLPLPTVVITALPGSGSEILKHLFYNNSDFVYIRVPTEHVDIPETEFEFDSLVDTCEWSRTDAVHGRFKIIQSWLHSLVHNTKLHLQNIQLAEGSRVKQPQRASPSRDRKKRSRRREPASELKGRLRASLDRDAEYVREMRRHVAEYPNAQVVLNMRSGSWTLKLPFIQEVVGISLRAVYLVRDPRAWIYLMVYNSKPSLYSLKNIPQHLSLIFKGDSVRGGCPAIAPEFKTIQWLLSRSETNPILILAHLWLAHTAATLRIAESLPEDSYLRVRFEDVVSFPQETAETIHTFLGVPMSPAALNQLTFTTSTNLYNLMYEGDISPANINIWRQKMPRKDVRLIEDICGGVMKRLGYARSAS